Proteins from one Aspergillus nidulans FGSC A4 chromosome VIII genomic window:
- a CDS encoding protein srgL (transcript_id=CADANIAT00002683), whose product MAQAEAQRAPGDGPRSSVSVSRASTIPAIVTSDPSGSTTNDYSLADEPSPITPVRSGLTRNSNSFPIGSAASDVASGSSGNLNQQDATTARKPLRPGPVPHGSGSGSGSGLVGRNSTSSPTVWESADSSAIDPLSQHIIKRTNTQKSIPLKLLGRASYEAEAGGSDRYSPVEQGPNRGDQAPQRPLKEKKKGVSFLSRILPGKKKDLFSDEDDNVSEMGNAGNNAAAAAQPIGFFPRFPPPPKYARVRAHYKKEKTFNRVFQAQELEGVDTSAQPDQDEHPDIGDSQNGKSTGKAIWALVFSKDGKYLAAAGQDRKVRVWQVIASPEDREVNESEGEDDELPRLKAPVFKEKPVQVYDSHSGSILDLSWSKNNFLLSSSMDKTVRLWHVSRPECLCCFKHSDFVTSIQFHPRDDRFFLAGSLDMKLRLWSIPDKSVAFNVTVPDMITSVSFTPDGRHSMAGCLNGMLNIYETDGLKPAGNIHVRSARGRNAKGSKITGIDSMVLPQNDPEGTVKLLVTSNDSRIRLYDFRDRSLEAKFRGNENACSQIRASFSDDGKHVICGSEDRRAYIWPMGPVEKDADKRAFEVLDTQSAMVTAAIMAPKSTKQILGLSEDPIYDLCNPPPVTLESNTKKENSRQSRLSTASKLAQESPGFQARSAHPDGNIIIAADYSGKIKVFRQDCAYHKRRYDSWDTHSTISRRLLRRSNSARQSIASSIGKESSHKTPSERIISWRNSVIGHDSTNNRDQQPPRTRSPSPQKAMREASRNSSPGRGSSGARGESRSAYTASPPPSAYKSSFSSPRSSFAEKRRPTGAGFGSKPEDSRAVPAPLSAAALIKGRDGNDNPRWLQGDQSYAFYNKITQDALAVHRNSPGLLDPNPRPSPERKLTRASILSSEYASSDASDADNDVLKCDSCWGTNFKATKGRNGKQRLICVRCSRPISSTAG is encoded by the exons ATGGCGCAGGCGGAGGCTCAGAGAGCGCCTGGAGACGGCCCAAGgtcttcggtctcagtcTCACGGGCTTCCACCATCCCCGCGATCGTCACCAGTGACCCCTCGGGTTCAACCACCAACGACTACAGTCTCGCGGACGAGCCCAGCCCCATAACTCCAGTTAGATCTGGACTCACCCGGAATTCGAACTCGTTTCCCATTG GGTCCGCGGCGTCCGATGTTGCTTCCGGCTCGAGTGGGAATCTCAATCAACAAGATGCGACTACTGCGAGAAAGCCTTTGCGCCCAGGCCCCGTGCCTCAtggctcaggctcaggctcaggctccGGCCTCGTTGGCAGAAATTCCACATCTTCGCCCACCGTTTGGGAAAGCGCCGATTCCAGCGCGATTGACCCGCTGTCACAA CACATCATCAAACGCACCAACACCCAAAAATCGATCCCGCTGAAATTATTGGGAAGAGCGTCTTacgaggctgaagctggcggTTCGGACAGATATAGCCCTGTCGAACAGGGTCCCAACCGTGGCGACCAAGCGCCGCAGAGACCcctcaaagagaagaa GAAAGGCGTTTCTTTCCTAAGTCGCATCCTTCCCGGCAAAAAGAAAGATCTATTCTCCGATGAAGACGACAATGTATCAGAAATGGGGAATGCAGGCAAtaatgccgccgccgctgcgcAACCAATAGGCTTCTTTCCTCGGTttccaccaccgccaaagTATGCCCGTGTTAGGGCTCATtacaagaaggagaagacctTCAACCGGGTTTTTCAAGCTCAGGAATTGGAAGGCGTCGATACCTCAGCCCAACCCGACCAAGACGAGCATCCCGATATAGGAGATTCGCAAAATGGCAAATCTACTGGAAAAGCCATATGGGCTTTGGTCTTCTCGAAAGATGGCAAATATCTTGCTGCCGCTGGTCAAGACCGGAAGGTTCGGGTCTGGCAGGTCATTGCGTCGCCTGAAGATCGAGAAGTGAATGAGTcagagggcgaggatgacgagcTGCCGCGGTTAAAAGCGCCAGTCTTTAAGGAAAAGCCGGTTCAGGTGTACGACAGTCATAGCGGAAGTATTCTTGATCTGAGCTGGAGCAAG AACAACTTCCTTCTTTCGTCGTCGATGGACAAAACTGTTCGACTGTGGCACGTTTCGCGTCCAGAGTGTCTGTGTTGCTTCAAACACAGCGATTTTGTGACGTCAATTCAATTCCATCCGCGTGATGACCGCTTCTTCCTTGCAGGATCTTTGGACATGAAACTTCGGCTTTGGAGCATTCCAGACAAGAGCGTGGCGTTCAATGTGACAGTGCCAGACATGATCACGTCGGTCTCTTTTACTCCGGATGGAAGGCACTCAATGGCAGGATGTCTCAACGGGATGTTGAATATATACGAAACGGACGGCCTGAAACCGGCAGGGAATATTCATGTTCGCTCGGCACGGGGCCGTAACGCAAAGGGTAGTAAGATTACCGGCATCGACTCCATGGTTTTACCTCAGAATGACCCGGAGGGCACGGTGAAGCTCCTAGTAACTAGCAACGATTCACGCATTCGCCTATATGACTTTCGAGACCGGAGTCTGGAAGCCAAGTTTCGCGGGAATGAAAACGCATGCAGCCAGATCCGGGCTAGTTTCAGTGACGACGGGAAGCATGTGATCTGCGGTAGTGAGGATCGTAGAGCCTATATATGGCCTATGGGGCCGGTTGAAAAAGACGCTGATAAACGGGCCTTTGAGGTGCTTGACACGCAGTCGGCGATGGTGACGGCTGCCATCATGGCCCCAAAATCTACGAAGCAGATTCTAGGACTTTCAGAAGATCCGATTTATGACCTGTGCAACCCGCCACCGGTAACCCTTGAGAGCAACAccaaaaaggaaaatagCCGACAGAGCCGCCTGTCCACGGCCAGTAAACTGGCCCAAGAGTCACCCGGGTTTCAAGCACGTTCGGCTCACCCGGATGGGAATATCATCATCGCAGCCGATTACTCAGGAAAGATCAAGGTCTTTCGACAGGACTGCGCGTATCACAAACGCCGGTATGATAGCTGGGACACTCACTCGACGATCTCCCGGCGGCTCCTCCGCCGGTCCAACTCGGCACGGCAAAGCATCGCCTCCTCTATTGGCAAGGAGTCCTCCCACAAGACGCCGTCGGAGCGGATAATCTCGTGGCGCAACTCCGTCATCGGGCATGACAGCACGAATAACAGAGACCAACAGCCACCAAGGACTCGAAGCCCGTCCCCACAGAAGGCAATGCGAGAGGCCTCTCGGAACTCAAGTCCTGGGCGCGGATCATCCGGCGCACGCGGTGAATCCCGCTCAGCCTACACCGCATCCCCACCGCCATCAGCATATAAGTCATCGTTTTCTAGTCCGCGATCAAGCTTCGCCGAGAAAAGGCGGCCTACCGGAGCCGGTTTTGGGTCGAAACCTGAGGACTCTCGCGCAGTGCCTGCGCCGCTGTCGGCAGCTGCATTGATCAAGGGAAGAGACGGCAATGATAACCCACGCTGGCTCCAAGGCGACCAAAGCTATGCCTTCTATAATAAAATCACCCAGGACGCACTCGCAGTTCACCGTAACTCTCCGGGCCTTCTAGACCCAAACCCACGGCCAAGTCCGGAGCGGAAACTCACTAGAGCTAGCATACTGAGCAGCGAGTATGCCTCATCCGATGCCTCCGATGCTGACAATGACGTTCTCAAATGCGATAGCTGCTGGGGTACAAATTTCAAGGCGACCAAAGGTCGGAACGGCAAGCAGCGCTTGATATGCGTGCGGTGTTCTCGCCCCATCAGCTCCACTGCTGGATAA
- a CDS encoding SRP9/SRP21 family protein (transcript_id=CADANIAT00002684), producing the protein MRSGPYLPTSAAYLKESSLLLQAYPESTRITTKYTFPKSSPSTTNKSKPETTPSTQSTSTPAVPIATLVLKTYNPEAGICLKYRTNKAAEVGRLITALGLLAGGADMASLDGPVSATITGGDVEMGGTNGVGEEVVATAASTGANTGAGVGKGKGKGKKKGKK; encoded by the exons ATGCGTTCAGGACCCTACCTCCCGACCTCAGCCGCCTACCTCAAGGAATCCTCCCTCCTCCTACAGGCATACCCAGAATCT ACGCGAATAACAACAAAATACACATTTCCCAAGTCTTCACCCTCTACAACCAACAAATCCAAGCCCGAAACCACACCCTCAACACAATCGACCTCAACCCCAGCAGTTCCAATCGCAACGCTCGTATTAAAAACATACAATCCCGAAGCTGGGATATGTTTGAAATACCGGACAAATAAAGCCGCTGAGGTGGGGCGGCTGATTACAGCGCTGGGATTGTTGGCTGGGGGTGCAGACATGGCGAGCTTGGATGGACCAGTTTCTGCTACGATTACAGGGGGCGATGTGGAGATGGGGGGTACCAACGGTGTTGGTGAGGAAGTTGTGGCTACGGCAGCGAGTACAGGTGCGAATACGGGTGCAGGTGttgggaaaggaaagggcaagggaaagaagaaggggaagaaatga
- a CDS encoding ribonucleotide-diphosphate reductase subunit RNR2 (transcript_id=CADANIAT00002685) — MSAQLTPSKQAASSLENLKMNDSPVKKLNFEAAGKENAPVSNPMVDVPATKPATEKPVEPSKAALDVKAIEANEPLLQENPHRFVLFPIKYHEIWQMYKKAEASFWTAEEIDLSKDLHDWNNRLNEDERYFISRVLAFFAASDGIVNENLLERFSGEVQIPEARCFYGFQIMIENIHAETYSLLIDTYIKEPKQRTYLFDAIDTIPCIRKKADWAIKWIQDKESTFAQRLVAFAAVEGIFFSGSFASIFWLKKRGLMPGLTFSNELISRDEGLHTDFACLLFSHLNWRPSKKVVEDIIVEAVAIEKEFLTDALPCALLGMNAKLMCQYIEFVADRLLVALGNKKYFNATNPFDFMESISLAGKTNFFEKRVGDYQKAGVMASTKKDPKQDETKTSDGNGLSFDEDF; from the exons ATGTCTGCGCAACTCACTCCCTCGAAGCAG GCCGCCAGCTCTCTAGAGAACCTCAAGATGAATGATTCCCCCGTCAAGAAGCTCAATTTTGAAGCTGCCGGCAAAGAGAACGCTCCCGTCTCGAACCCCATGGTCGACGTGCCGGCCACCAAGCCCGCTACAGAGAAGCCTGTTGAGCCTTCTAAGGCTGCTCTTGACGTCAAGGCTATTGAGGCCAATGAACCTCTGCTTCAAGAGAACCCTCACCGTTTTGTCTTGTTCCCTATCAAGTACCATGAG ATCTGGCAAATGTACAAGAAGGCCGAAGCTTCTTTCTGGACTGCCGAAGAAATTGATCTCTCCAAGGATCTTCACGACTGGAACAACCGTTTGAACGAGGACGAGCGCTACTTTATTTCCCGCGTTTTGGCTTTTTTCGCCGCTTCCGATGGCATTGTTAACGAGAACCTGCTCGAGCGCTTCAGCGGTGAGGTGCAGATTCCCGAGGCTCGTTGCTTCTACGGTTTCCAGATCATGATTGAGAACATCCACGCCGAGACCTACTCTCTTCTGATTGATACTTACATCAAGGAGCCGAAGCAGCGCACCTACCTCTTTGATGCCATTGATACCA TTCCTTGCATTCGCAAGAAGGCCGACTGGGCTATTAAGTGgatccaggacaaggagtCCACCTTCGCTCAACGCCTCgttgcctttgctgccgTCGAGggtatcttcttctccggctctTTTGCCTCAATTTtctggctgaagaagcgaggCTTGATGCCCGGTCTTACCTTCTCCAACGAGCTCATCTCTCGTGATGAGGGTCTTCACACCGACTTTGCCTGCCTGCTCTTCTCGCACCTTAACTGGCGCCCATCCAAGAAAGTTGTTGAGGACATCATCGTCGAGGCTGTCGCTATCGAGAAGGAGTTCCTGACTGATGCTCTTCCTTGCGCGCTCCTGGGCATGAACGCTAAGCTTATGTGCCAGTACATTGAATTTGTTGCTGACCGTCTCCTGGTCGCTCTCGGCAACAAGAAGTACTTCAACGCTACCAACCCTTTTGACTTCATGGAGAGTATCTCCTTGGCTGGTAAGACCAACTTCTTCGAGAAGCGGGTCGGTGACTACCAGAAGGCTGGTGTCATGGCCAGCACCAAGAAGGATCCCAAGCAAGACGAGACCAAGACCAGCGACGGCAACGGTTTGTCCTTTGACGAGGACTTTTAA
- a CDS encoding putative mitochondrial oxaloacetate transporter (Oac) (transcript_id=CADANIAT00002686) — translation MSTTTGAFIAGGIAACGAVTVTHSFETVKIRLQLQGELQAKSEAVKKYKGVLHGVKVILQNEGPRGLFRGIGSAYIYQVLLNGCRLGFYEPIRNGLTTAVYNDSHVQSLGINVFAGASSGIIGAAAGSPFFLVKTRLQSFSPFLPVGTQHQYRNSFDGLRKIFASEGVGGLYRGVGAAMVRTGFGSSVQLPTYFFAKRRLVKHLGMEDGPALHLASSTASGFVVCCVMHPPDTIMSRMYNQTGNLYKGVFDCLAKTIRTEGLFAIYKGYFAHLARILPHTILTLSLAEQTNKLMRRVEDRLLSDSLKSRL, via the exons ATGTCTACAACTACCGG CGCGTTCATTGCCGGAGGCATTGCAGCATGCGGCGCAGTCACCGTTACACACAGCTTCGAGACAGTGAAAATTCG TCTACAATTGCAAGGAGAACTACAGGCTAAGTCGGAAGCAGTCAAGAAATACAAGGGTGTGCTGCATGGTGTGAAGGTCATCCTACAGAACGAGGGCCCTCGAGGTTTGTTCCGAGGAATTGGGTCGGCA TACATCTACCAGGTTCTCCTGAATGGCTGCCGCCTGGGCTTCTATGAGCCCATCCGTAACGGGCTTACGACCGCCGTTTATAATGATTCGCATGTCCAGTCTCTCGGCATCAATGTTTTCGCTGGCGCTTCGTCAGGTATAAtcggcgctgctgcaggctcaCCGTTTTTCCTCGTTAAGACTCGTCTCCAATCATTCTCGCCTTTCCTTCCCGTTGGCACGCAACATCAGTACAGGAACTCATTCGATGGTCTGCGGAAAATCTTCGCTTCGGAGGGAGTAGGTGGATTATACCGTGGAGTGGGGGCGGCCATGGTGCGGACTGGTTTCGGTAGCTCCGTTCAGTTGCCTACATACTTCTTCGCAAAGAGACGCTTGGTTAAGCATCTCGGCATGGAGGACGGTCCGGCACTTCACTTGGCCAGCAGTACGGCCTCCGGTTTCGTTGTCTGCTGCGTTATGCATCCTCCTG ATACAATCATGTCGAGAATGTACAACCAGACTGGAAATCTGTACAAGGGCGTATTCGACTGCCTGGCGAAAACGATCCGGACAGAAGGTCTTTTTGCTATCTATAAGGGCTACTTTGCTCACTTGGCCCGTATTCTACCTCACACT ATCCTGACTCTCAGTTTGGCTGAGCAAACCAACAAGCTGATGCGACGGGTAGAGGACAGGCTCCTCTCAGATTCGCTTAAGTCCCGTCTCTAG
- a CDS encoding WD-repeat containing protein SWD2 (transcript_id=CADANIAT00002687), with protein sequence MADGGQSTPQQVPQQAAQQTQKVSDVIRSYRSTKVFKSTKQDSFVTSLDFDDQGEFVVSCGDDEIIQIFDVKAGKMTKSIPSKKYGAHLARFTHHSRQVLHASTKVDDSLRLLDLHSESYIRYFSGHTDKVTCLALSPGSDSVISCSKDDTVSIWDLGSRYAQGKLKLSTPYLVAFDPSASVIAIASQSTSSILLYDFRNYDKSPFSTFDLAKYEERYTPSTRGRAWTRLEFSNDGKYLLVGTDYHGHFVLDAFEGELKAFLVGKNGSPGRAAPVSTTGKPLGQGDACFTPDGRYVIGGSGDHHDLLVWDLQQTPDTNLCLQAMAKLPHRGKTAIVEYNPRFNMIASADKEVYFWLPEDTSKAV encoded by the exons ATGGCGGACGGTGGTCAGTCAACACCACAGCAGGTTCCGCAACAAGCTGCCCAGCAGACACAGAAGGTGTCGGATGTTATCCGTAGTTATCGGTCCACAAAG GTGTTCAAATCGACCAAGCAAGACAGCTTTGTAACGTCTCTTGATTTCGACGACCAAGGAGAGTTCGTCGTCTCttgcggcgacgatgagattATCCAAATATTCGACGTCAAGGCCGGTAAAATGACGAAGTCTATCCCTAGCAAGAAGTATGGCGCACATCTGGCTAGGTTCACCCATCATTCTCGCCAGGTCCTCCACGCAAGTACCAAAGTCGATG ATTCTCTACGTTTGCTTGATTTACACAGCGAATCATATATACGCTACTTCTCGGGTCATACCGATAAAGTGACGTGTTTGGCTCTATCGCCCGGAAGCGACTCGGTGATCTCATGCTCCAAGGATGATACGGTTTCCATCTGGGATTTGGGCTCTAGATACGCGCAAGGGAAACTAAAGCTCTCAACTCCATACCTCGTGGCTTTTGATCCGAGCGCATCGGTCATTGCAATTGCCTCCCAATCGACATCATCTATCCTCCTCTATGACTTCCGCAATTACGACAAATCTCCCTTTTCGACCTTTGATCTTGCTAAGTACGAGGAGAGATATACGCCTTCGACGCGCGGCAGAGCATGGACTCGCCTTGAGTTCTCAAACGACGGAAAATACCTACTTGTCGGGACCGATTACCATGGTCATTTCGTCCTCGACGCCTTCGAGGGCGAGCTCAAGGCTTTTCTGGTTGGAAAGAATGGTTCACCGGGCAGAGCTGCACCGGTTTCAACTACCGGAAAGCCTCTCGGTCAAGGAGATGCTTGCTTCACACCAGATGGCAGATACGTTATTGGAGGGTCAGGTGACCATCATGACTTACTCGTATGGGATCTGCAGCAGACCCCAGATACAAATCTCTGCTTGCAGGCAATGGCTAAGTTACCACATCGAGGTAAAACCGCCATAGTCGAGTACAATCCAAGGTTTAATATGATCGCTTCGGCGGACAAGGAAGTCTACTTCTGGCTACCGGAAGACACTTCAAAGGCCGTCTAA